The window CTGGGAATTGGATAATAAATTCATGTGCCTGAGCAAGTTTTGCGGCGTTTATGATATCTTCAAGAGAAGCACTTTCCACGCCATATGCTATGTTATTTGCAATAGTGTCAGAAAACAAAAATGTCTCTTGAGGGATTACAGAAATTGCTCCTCTGAGTTTTTTTAGGTCATAGTCTTTTACATCTATTTCGTCTATTAGTACTTTTCCACTTGATACGTCATAAAAACGGGGTATGAGATTTACAATAGAAGATTTTCCTGAACCTGTTGGTCCCATTATAGCAACCTTCATTTTAGGTTTTACTTCAAAATTGATGTTTTCTAATACAAGATTTCCAGAGTGTTTGAAATACACTTTTTCAAATCTTACATACCCTTCTTTGACTTCAAATGGAGTTGGCTTTCCTTTGATTTTTACAGGTGTACTGAGCAATCCAAATACTCTTTCACAAGAAGCGTTTGCTCTTTCCACCATGCTTATAATCCATCCCAATGACCTCAAAGGCCAAATTATGGCCCAAAGATATCCTTGAAAAGCCATAAGTGTTCCAATTGTTATCGAATTTTTAATTACCATAAAACCGCCCAGTGCGAAAATAATCAAAACAAGTAATGATGTTATTGCCTCAATCATAGGGAAAAATTTGCCCCAAATTAGTCCAACCGTTATATTTTGTTCTTTATATTCGTCATTGGCAGATGAAAATTTCTCTATTTCGAAGTTTTCTTGAGAGAAAGCCTTTACAACTCTGATACCTGTAATATTTTCCTGAGTTGCTGTGTTGAGTTTAGAATACTTTTCACGTATCTTAATAAATTCCGGTCTTATGGTTCTGTCAAAAATATAAACCAAAATTAACAGTATAGGCGTTGAGAAAAGTAAAGCTACTGTTAGCTTTACATTTAAAATAAACATTATGGTAAGAGATATCGAAAAGTTCAAAATATTTTCAGCAAACAAAGCTAAGGCAGTGGAGAAAAACATTCTAATTCCTTCCAAATCGCCTGTCATGCGTGCCATGAGTTCTCCTGTTCGAGTTTTGTCATAAAATTCGTAGGTCTGTCTTTGCAAAAAATTATAAAGTGTTTCTCTGAGCTCATACAGTATATTTTGAGAGACATTTTCAAGTAAATATGAATGACCATATCTTATGAAACCTCGTATTAAACTTACACAGAGCATTGTTGTAACAAATGGTAAAAGCAAATAATACTTTTTCTTTGAAATTGCTTCATCAATAATTAATTTAGAAATATATGGATTTACCATTGCAAAGGTTGTTGACATAAAAATAAGAACAAATCCAAGAATTAAAAATTTTTTATATTTTCGAAAATATGGGGATAATCTTTTTAAATTGTTCACGTAAAAAGCACCTTCCAAATTTAAATTTTCATTTTTTGTCTACTTTGATACATTATAAACCAGATTTATGTGAAAATAAATATAAGAATTTTAAT is drawn from Caldicellulosiruptor diazotrophicus and contains these coding sequences:
- a CDS encoding ABC transporter ATP-binding protein; amino-acid sequence: MNNLKRLSPYFRKYKKFLILGFVLIFMSTTFAMVNPYISKLIIDEAISKKKYYLLLPFVTTMLCVSLIRGFIRYGHSYLLENVSQNILYELRETLYNFLQRQTYEFYDKTRTGELMARMTGDLEGIRMFFSTALALFAENILNFSISLTIMFILNVKLTVALLFSTPILLILVYIFDRTIRPEFIKIREKYSKLNTATQENITGIRVVKAFSQENFEIEKFSSANDEYKEQNITVGLIWGKFFPMIEAITSLLVLIIFALGGFMVIKNSITIGTLMAFQGYLWAIIWPLRSLGWIISMVERANASCERVFGLLSTPVKIKGKPTPFEVKEGYVRFEKVYFKHSGNLVLENINFEVKPKMKVAIMGPTGSGKSSIVNLIPRFYDVSSGKVLIDEIDVKDYDLKKLRGAISVIPQETFLFSDTIANNIAYGVESASLEDIINAAKLAQAHEFIIQFPDGYDTLVGERGIGLSGGQKQRIAIARALLKKPKILVLDDATSAIDMETEYLISKALEEYFRDCTVFIIAHRISMVKDCDLILYLENGKIVEQGTHNELLAKKGRYYNIFVQQYKDILSTQKEGDRF